GGCCGGCCGCCGCCGTGGACGAGGCGGAGGTCGAGCAGGCCCTCGCCGAGGCCGTCGCGGCGGCCGGGGGCGGGGCCGGTGCCGTGGTAGGTGCCGTTCCCGGCGAAGAGGAGCCACACGCTCCGGCTCCGTCCGGCCAGGCTCAGCCGTACGGGCCGCTCGGCGCGCAGGACCTTCCAGGCCGCCAGCAGCGCCGCCGGGCCGCCGCCGATGCGCGGGCCCCAGCGCAGCCGGTGGCGCAGCAGCTCGGGGTAGGCGCCGATGCTGAAGTTGTTCAGGAAGTAGCCGGGCTCTCCGTCGGGTCCCGGGGAGAAGCGGCCCACGCCGATCCGGACGGCCTCCCCGTGCTCCAGGGCCTCGCAGGTGCCCTCGGGGCCGATGAGTCCGAGGTCGAGCGCGAAGTGGTTGAGGGTGCCGCCGGGGAACACGGCCAGGGGTACGTCGGCCCGCAGCGCGGCGGTGGCGGCCGCGTTGATGGTGCCGTCGCCGCCGCACACCCCGAGGACGGTGGCGCGCGAGGCGGCCTCCGCCAGGGCGGGCAGCAGCTCCGGGCCCTGGCACTCGATCACCTCGGCCTTGGGGAGCCGGGCGCGCACCACACCGGGCACGGCCGAGGCCGTGCCCGACCCGGTGTTGACCACCACCGTCAGCCCGGCCCCGTCGGGCAGGGCGGGCACCCCGACGGCTCTGCGCTCGTCACCCGGCACGGCCCGGGCCTCCCGGACGTCGCGCGCGAGGCGGCGTACGACGAAGGCGGCGCCCACGCCCAGCGCGGCGCCCGCCGCCACATCGGAGGGGTAGTGCACGCCGGTGTAGACGCGCGAGAAGGCCACGGACGCGGCAACGGGGGCCAGGACGGCGCCCCAGCCCGGGGAGGTCAGTGCCACCCCGGCGGCGAAGGCGAAGGCGGACGCCGAATGCCCGGACGGGAAGGAGGTGGTCTGCGGCTGCACGGCCAGCTGCCGCACCGCCGGCACACCCTCCAGCAACGGCCGGGGACGGCGTACGGACCACTTGCCGACCGTGTTGATGGTCGAGGAGGCCAGCGCCAATGAGGCCACCCCGCGCAGGGCCGCCTTGCGGGTCCCGGCGGATCCGAAGACGGCGAGGGCCGCTGCGGCCCCGCCCCACAGCACCCCGTGGTTCGCGGCCCGCCCAAGGCGCGGCAGCACGCGGTCGGCGCCGGGCCAGTGCCTGCGGGCCACAGCGTCGAACAGCCGGCGGTCCCACCGTGCGAAGGCGCCGGTCCAGGTCAGTTCCTGATCAACCATTTCCTGCCCTTACCCCGGATCCCGTACCGGAACCGGCACGGTGCTCCACCCCGGCAGCCCGTCGCGTGCCGGCCTCGTTCCCTCTGGTGACGGGACAGCTCTCAGGGGGTGTCCGGCGCATCAGCGCCGGGCCCGGGCTGTCCGCCCCTGATCCGCCGGACACTTCCTACTCCTCCTCGTCGAGCGGGCGCTTGCGCAGCAGCAGGACGACCAGGCCGCCCAGGACGACCAGGCCCACCGCCAGGGAGGCGATGACGGGCGTGGCGGCCGAGCTGCCGCTGGTGGCGAGCCGCTCCTCGTCCGAGGTGGCTGTCGCGAGGGACGCGGAGGACGCGGACTGCGCGCCCAGCGCGACCGTCCCCGAACCGGCGCCCGGGTCCGCGGCCTCTGCCGGGGTCGCGCCCGCCTCGGGCGGCGGGGGCGGCGGCCAGGCCGCCCGCGCCGTGGCGGCGGTCACCGACTCGCTGGAGCCGGCGACGATCTGCGCCTGGGCCGGGACGCCGCTGGTGAAGACCCGCCCGACCGGCACTCTGGTCGCCCCCTGGACGGTGACGGTGGCCGTGCCGTCGGGGGTGCCCGCCGGGATCTCGAAGTAGAGACGGCTGCCGTTGGCCGCCGTGGCCAGCGGCCGCCCCTGGGCGTCCACCACCCGCACCCCCATGGCCACGGCCGCCGCGTCCGGTACGACCGACACGCTCCGCGCGCCGGTGCGCACGGTCACGGGGCCGAGCCGGGTACCCACCGGTCCCGTCACCTCGCCGGGGTCCAGCCCCAGTGAGGCGGGCGGCTCCGGCAGCTGTCCCGCCGCCCGCTGGAGGTAGTCGGCCAGCTTCTCGGCCGACGGGTCCGCCGCTTCGACGCGCACGCCGTCCGCGAGCCGCCAGATCGCCACCTGCGTCCCGGCCGCCGCGCTCTCGGCGGTGAGCGCGGCGGCTCCGGCCGCCTTGGCGAGCCCGGCCAGGTCGTTCAGCTGGGGGTAGGAGTGCTCCAGCACCCAGCGGATCCGGCCGGCCTGCCCGTTGCCCGCCAGCGGGCTGCCGCTCCAGCCGCTCTCGGTGTACCGGGCCTGCGGCTGGGCGTTGCCCGCCACGCCCACCCCGTAGGTCTGGAGCATGCCGCCGCCGTCGACCCGCATCTCGTAGAGGCCGGCTGGAATCTGCCGCACCGATCCGTCGCCGGCGTGGAGGACCGCCTGCCCGTACGTCTTCAGCCCGTCCAGCACGGCGCTCGCTCCCTCCGGGGCGCGGGACGCCGCCGGGCCGGAGTCGGCTGCGGCCCGGGCGCCGGGCGCGGCGGCCAGGGCCGCGGCCAGCAGGGCGGCCGCGAGCGGCCGGCGCGCGGAGCCCCGTACCGCGGCGGCCGGTTCGAGCGGCGCGGGAGCGGGTGCCGGAGCGGGAGCCGGGACAGGAGCTGGAGCAGGGACAGGAGCGGGAGCAGAAGCAGGAGCGGAGGATGCGGGAACGGCAATCGACACAGTCTTCCCCTTCGGGCCAAAGACCCAGGTGCCCGTGAGTACCGGGGAATCCTAACCGCCTCGAACACTCAGACCACCGCCGCCTTCTGAGTGTCCATCAGCGGATGATCGGTTCTCACCACCCGCCGGAAGGCCGCCGTGCCGCGGTTCAGGTCGTGCCCGATGGCGGCCGCGTCGATCTCCGCGCCGAACCGCCGGTTGCCGTCCCCGTCGGGCGGGTCCTCCCGCACGCGCAGCCGCCCGTGCACCACCAGCGGCTC
This DNA window, taken from Streptomyces sp. TN58, encodes the following:
- a CDS encoding bifunctional phosphatase PAP2/diacylglycerol kinase family protein, whose amino-acid sequence is MVDQELTWTGAFARWDRRLFDAVARRHWPGADRVLPRLGRAANHGVLWGGAAAALAVFGSAGTRKAALRGVASLALASSTINTVGKWSVRRPRPLLEGVPAVRQLAVQPQTTSFPSGHSASAFAFAAGVALTSPGWGAVLAPVAASVAFSRVYTGVHYPSDVAAGAALGVGAAFVVRRLARDVREARAVPGDERRAVGVPALPDGAGLTVVVNTGSGTASAVPGVVRARLPKAEVIECQGPELLPALAEAASRATVLGVCGGDGTINAAATAALRADVPLAVFPGGTLNHFALDLGLIGPEGTCEALEHGEAVRIGVGRFSPGPDGEPGYFLNNFSIGAYPELLRHRLRWGPRIGGGPAALLAAWKVLRAERPVRLSLAGRSRSVWLLFAGNGTYHGTGPAPGRRDGLGEGLLDLRLVHGGGRPGPRLLAAALAGPLSRSPVHAATRLRSLRIGSVPPGTPLAYDGEYAKAPRDLVLDALPDGLTVYRPL
- a CDS encoding thioester domain-containing protein; its protein translation is MSIAVPASSAPASAPAPVPAPAPVPAPAPAPAPAPLEPAAAVRGSARRPLAAALLAAALAAAPGARAAADSGPAASRAPEGASAVLDGLKTYGQAVLHAGDGSVRQIPAGLYEMRVDGGGMLQTYGVGVAGNAQPQARYTESGWSGSPLAGNGQAGRIRWVLEHSYPQLNDLAGLAKAAGAAALTAESAAAGTQVAIWRLADGVRVEAADPSAEKLADYLQRAAGQLPEPPASLGLDPGEVTGPVGTRLGPVTVRTGARSVSVVPDAAAVAMGVRVVDAQGRPLATAANGSRLYFEIPAGTPDGTATVTVQGATRVPVGRVFTSGVPAQAQIVAGSSESVTAATARAAWPPPPPPEAGATPAEAADPGAGSGTVALGAQSASSASLATATSDEERLATSGSSAATPVIASLAVGLVVLGGLVVLLLRKRPLDEEE